In Lacibacter sp. H375, one DNA window encodes the following:
- a CDS encoding ATP-binding protein yields the protein MNFPKKVVLLGPESTGKSFLSERLAKHYQSVWCPEYAREYLLMLGRPYNADDLLVIAKNQTELAEQYTVDALTKQVNTIFFDTDMHVMKVWSEVVFGSCDPWILQQLKHQKYDLYLLCKPDIPWVEDELREYPEQKVRNDLFAVYKELLHQQTTAWTILSGDFEERFNKAVKAVDALLR from the coding sequence ATGAATTTCCCGAAGAAAGTTGTTCTACTCGGCCCGGAATCTACAGGTAAATCTTTTTTAAGCGAACGTTTGGCGAAACACTACCAATCGGTATGGTGTCCTGAATATGCAAGAGAATATTTACTGATGTTGGGAAGGCCATATAATGCGGATGATTTATTAGTGATCGCCAAAAATCAAACCGAGCTGGCAGAGCAATACACGGTTGACGCCCTTACAAAACAAGTAAATACGATCTTTTTTGATACAGATATGCATGTGATGAAAGTATGGAGCGAAGTAGTATTTGGCTCCTGTGATCCGTGGATACTCCAGCAGCTTAAACATCAGAAATACGATCTTTATCTTCTCTGCAAACCCGATATTCCCTGGGTGGAAGATGAATTAAGAGAATATCCCGAACAAAAAGTACGCAATGATCTGTTTGCGGTGTACAAGGAATTGTTGCATCAACAAACTACAGCATGGACGATTTTGAGCGGAGATTTTGAAGAACGTTTCAACAAAGCAGTGAAAGCTGTTGATGCCTTACTTCGCTGA
- the mtgA gene encoding monofunctional biosynthetic peptidoglycan transglycosylase, with protein sequence MAAKKSNSSNRTFLQKTFRFLKRLFIVLFIAQFIYIILLKWVDPPITVTQLVSVLKGEGLKRDYIDIEQMSSNARLAVIAEEDQLFPDHSGFDWKLIEKAIDHNEKKPTRIRGASTLSQQTAKNVFLWQGRSWFRKGLEMYFTKMIEWIWGKKRILEVYLNVVEMGKGVYGIEAAARKFYSKPAIQLSRVEAAQIASSLRNPKKYTVKPLSKAVAIRTGWVVRQMNNLEGDEDIQQLIHDDIQPKKDKRKKVSAK encoded by the coding sequence ATGGCCGCAAAGAAATCCAATTCCTCCAACAGGACATTTCTTCAAAAAACGTTTCGTTTCCTGAAACGCTTATTTATCGTTCTGTTTATTGCTCAGTTTATTTATATTATTTTACTTAAGTGGGTCGATCCTCCTATTACTGTTACGCAACTTGTAAGTGTACTTAAAGGCGAAGGCTTAAAACGTGATTATATTGACATCGAACAAATGAGCAGCAATGCGAGGTTGGCAGTTATTGCAGAAGAAGACCAACTGTTTCCCGATCATAGTGGTTTCGACTGGAAGCTGATTGAAAAAGCCATTGATCATAATGAAAAAAAACCAACACGTATCCGTGGAGCTTCCACACTTTCGCAGCAAACAGCTAAGAATGTTTTTTTATGGCAGGGCCGCAGCTGGTTCCGCAAAGGACTGGAAATGTATTTTACAAAAATGATCGAGTGGATTTGGGGAAAGAAGCGCATCCTTGAAGTGTATCTCAACGTAGTGGAAATGGGAAAGGGTGTTTACGGCATTGAAGCTGCTGCAAGAAAATTTTATTCAAAACCGGCCATACAACTTTCACGGGTGGAGGCCGCACAAATTGCGTCATCATTACGGAACCCCAAAAAATATACTGTAAAGCCTTTATCAAAAGCAGTTGCAATCCGCACAGGTTGGGTAGTTCGTCAAATGAATAATCTTGAAGGTGATGAGGATATTCAGCAGCTGATCCATGATGATATTCAGCCCAAAAAAGACAAGAGGAAAAAAGTATCAGCGAAGTAA
- a CDS encoding LysE family translocator, producing the protein MTEAIIKGLALGLLLAISMGPVIFSIIKQSISNGHKGGLAFVFGVSASDLTLVLVSNIFTELFNRLLKFEKVIGLGGSALLIGIGVYFLFFKKIKMNELGDGIEMKRSAGDYVKIFFAGYFMNTLNPSVIAFWFTWATAFITIPVNERIATFAVCLSVVFIFDLLKVFLANKLRSRLTLKTITLINKISGTILIVFGIILIVGLLFYRK; encoded by the coding sequence ATGACCGAAGCAATCATCAAAGGTTTGGCGTTAGGTTTATTGCTGGCCATCAGTATGGGCCCGGTTATTTTCTCCATCATTAAACAAAGCATCAGTAACGGTCACAAAGGTGGGTTGGCATTTGTGTTTGGTGTATCGGCCAGTGATCTTACGCTGGTTCTTGTGAGCAATATCTTCACTGAACTATTTAACCGGCTGTTGAAGTTTGAAAAAGTGATTGGTCTCGGTGGCAGCGCTTTGCTTATTGGTATCGGTGTGTATTTTCTCTTTTTCAAAAAAATAAAAATGAATGAGCTGGGCGATGGTATTGAAATGAAACGCAGTGCCGGCGATTATGTAAAGATCTTTTTTGCCGGTTATTTCATGAATACACTTAACCCAAGTGTGATTGCATTCTGGTTTACCTGGGCCACTGCTTTCATCACCATTCCGGTGAATGAACGTATTGCCACCTTCGCTGTTTGTCTTTCTGTTGTATTTATTTTCGATCTGTTGAAAGTATTCCTTGCAAACAAACTCCGGAGCAGGCTCACATTAAAAACCATCACATTGATCAATAAAATATCAGGCACTATTCTGATCGTGTTCGGAATTATCCTGATCGTTGGGCTTTTATTTTACAGGAAATAA
- a CDS encoding GH3 family domain-containing protein: protein MSLIEINLPKSISKALNLPVNSPKRQQIKVLKKLLKKAKHTEFGQKYHFDEVLNSRHPGKRFQELVPVHDYNKIYKDWWHKTLEGNTDVCWPGKIKYFALSSGTSEAASKYIPITNDLMKGNRIAMIKQLISLRTYENLPVRSLGKGWLMLGGSTDLQKGPGYYAGDLSGITAKKMPFWFSPFYKPGKKIAKTKDWNIKLDYIVNEAPNWDIGFVVGVPAWIQMCMEMIIERYQLKNIHEIWPNLAFFVHGGVSFEPYKHGFEKLLGKPLINIETYLASEGFIAYQNRQDAVGMRLVMNEHIFLEFVPFEDKNFDADGNIVAKPEALMIHEVEEGKDYALLISTSAGTWRYLIGDTIRFTDKEKCEIVITGRTKHFLSLVGEHLSVDNMNKAIQVVSEDMNISIPEYTVVGEPHGNFFAHHWYVACDDRVNTEELRVALDNALKEINDDYAVERGSALKDVFLDIMPESTFMEFMKLKGKIGAQHKFPRVLKGKMLADWQQFLTTGKL from the coding sequence ATGTCATTAATTGAAATCAATCTCCCCAAGTCAATCAGTAAGGCGCTCAATTTGCCGGTCAATTCTCCTAAACGCCAGCAAATCAAAGTGCTTAAAAAGCTGTTGAAGAAAGCGAAGCATACCGAATTTGGTCAGAAATATCATTTCGACGAAGTATTGAATAGCCGTCATCCCGGAAAACGTTTCCAGGAACTGGTGCCGGTTCATGATTATAATAAGATCTACAAAGATTGGTGGCATAAAACACTGGAAGGCAATACTGATGTGTGCTGGCCGGGCAAGATCAAATATTTTGCGCTGAGCTCAGGCACCAGCGAAGCTGCCAGCAAATATATTCCCATTACCAACGATCTGATGAAAGGCAACCGCATTGCCATGATCAAACAGTTGATTTCTTTACGCACTTATGAAAACCTGCCGGTGCGTAGTTTAGGAAAAGGTTGGCTCATGTTGGGTGGCAGTACCGATCTGCAAAAAGGACCGGGTTATTATGCCGGCGATCTCAGTGGTATCACTGCCAAGAAAATGCCTTTCTGGTTCAGCCCGTTTTATAAACCTGGAAAGAAGATCGCCAAAACCAAAGACTGGAATATTAAGCTCGATTATATTGTAAATGAAGCGCCCAATTGGGATATTGGTTTTGTGGTGGGCGTACCTGCCTGGATACAGATGTGCATGGAAATGATCATTGAACGTTACCAGCTCAAAAATATTCATGAGATATGGCCCAATCTGGCATTTTTTGTACACGGTGGCGTATCGTTTGAACCATATAAGCATGGGTTTGAAAAATTGTTAGGAAAACCGCTTATTAATATTGAAACATACCTGGCAAGTGAAGGATTTATCGCTTACCAAAACAGGCAAGACGCTGTGGGTATGCGTTTAGTTATGAACGAGCACATCTTTCTTGAGTTTGTTCCGTTTGAAGATAAAAATTTTGATGCCGATGGCAATATTGTGGCAAAGCCGGAAGCTTTGATGATCCATGAAGTGGAAGAAGGAAAGGATTATGCATTACTGATCAGTACAAGTGCCGGTACATGGCGTTACTTAATTGGCGATACCATTCGTTTTACCGATAAAGAAAAATGTGAAATCGTTATCACCGGTCGCACCAAACATTTCTTAAGCCTTGTAGGTGAACATCTGAGTGTTGATAATATGAACAAAGCTATTCAGGTGGTTAGTGAAGACATGAATATTTCGATTCCTGAATACACAGTTGTTGGTGAACCTCACGGCAATTTCTTTGCGCACCATTGGTATGTTGCCTGCGATGATCGTGTTAACACGGAAGAGTTGCGTGTTGCCCTAGATAATGCGTTGAAAGAAATTAATGATGATTATGCAGTTGAACGTGGCAGTGCATTAAAAGATGTTTTTCTTGATATTATGCCCGAGTCAACCTTCATGGAATTTATGAAGCTGAAAGGAAAGATCGGTGCCCAGCATAAATTTCCCCGTGTGTTGAAAGGTAAAATGCTGGCCGATTGGCAACAGTTTTTAACAACAGGTAAGTTGTAA
- a CDS encoding glycosyltransferase family 2 protein yields the protein MQLSVIIVNYNVKFFLEQCLLSVQKAVEGIDAEAFVVDNASSDGSREYLEPKFTNIHFAWNKENIGFGKACNQALKQASGDFVLFLNPDTVVPEDCFTACFNFFQQTPDAGAIGIRMLDGSGKFLPESKRSFPSPLTSFYKLSGLSFLFPHSKTFGRYHLGYLDEHKNHAVDVLAGAFMMIRKDVLAQTGGFDESFFMYGEDVDLSYRIQKLGFKNYYFSDRSILHFKGESTKKSSVNYVRMFYDAMSLFVRKHYSSSRAGVFSSLINAAIWVRALMSLMKRFIQRVGLPLLDAVLIFFSYMLAKFVWTSYIRPEIVYMNKLLWISFVVFSFLFLLVSYYTGLYEQKFRYKNLWQSSLVSILIILAVYSLLPEEYRFSRGLVLLGAMYSYFFLYLWRRILLYADILEKAIDEDDYFSLVAGTEADLIKVNNLLHHHGRSQTIQGFVSPLNEPKSLGRVDELQQLLQNTPANELILCQSKDLSFSQIITLYEQTGKRVKLRLHAQHSESIIGSDSKNEAGEVLHREKLQLSEEVNLRLKRLIDVSTSALFLLSFPLHFIINRHALGLLQQSVAVFTGRKTWVGFSTSRKHLPSIPASVLGPAGQPHHLSHLKEEGLLLADEWYAREYEAVYDLKTIFANYQKLGSK from the coding sequence ATGCAGCTTTCGGTTATCATCGTCAATTATAATGTGAAGTTTTTCCTGGAGCAATGCTTGCTGTCGGTGCAAAAGGCTGTCGAGGGGATAGATGCGGAAGCGTTTGTGGTTGATAATGCTTCGTCTGATGGTAGCCGTGAATACCTCGAACCAAAGTTCACGAACATTCATTTTGCATGGAATAAAGAGAATATTGGTTTTGGCAAAGCCTGTAACCAGGCACTTAAACAGGCAAGTGGCGATTTTGTACTGTTCCTGAACCCCGATACTGTTGTTCCGGAAGATTGTTTTACTGCCTGCTTCAATTTTTTTCAGCAAACACCCGATGCAGGTGCTATCGGCATCCGAATGCTTGATGGCAGCGGAAAGTTTTTGCCGGAAAGCAAACGGTCATTCCCATCGCCACTTACCTCATTCTATAAGCTGAGCGGTTTGTCATTCCTTTTCCCACATTCAAAAACATTTGGCCGTTATCATCTTGGCTATCTTGATGAGCATAAGAACCACGCAGTAGATGTATTGGCAGGAGCTTTCATGATGATCAGAAAAGATGTCCTTGCGCAAACAGGCGGTTTCGATGAAAGTTTTTTTATGTATGGCGAAGATGTGGACCTTAGTTACCGCATACAAAAGCTTGGATTTAAGAATTATTATTTCAGTGATCGTTCCATTCTTCACTTCAAAGGTGAAAGCACAAAAAAATCATCCGTGAATTATGTACGGATGTTTTACGATGCTATGAGTTTGTTTGTGCGCAAGCATTATTCCTCATCACGTGCAGGTGTTTTCAGCTCACTGATCAATGCAGCTATTTGGGTAAGAGCTCTAATGAGTTTGATGAAGCGTTTTATACAGCGTGTTGGTTTGCCTTTACTCGATGCCGTGCTCATCTTCTTCAGTTACATGCTTGCAAAATTTGTATGGACAAGTTATATAAGACCAGAGATCGTTTACATGAATAAATTGTTGTGGATCTCGTTTGTCGTTTTTTCGTTCCTGTTTTTGCTGGTGAGTTATTACACTGGTTTATACGAGCAAAAGTTCCGCTATAAAAATCTGTGGCAATCATCCTTGGTTTCCATTCTTATTATTCTGGCTGTTTATTCATTATTGCCTGAAGAATATCGTTTTTCAAGAGGTCTTGTATTACTTGGGGCAATGTACAGTTACTTTTTCCTTTACTTATGGCGAAGGATTTTGTTATATGCAGATATACTGGAGAAAGCGATTGATGAAGATGATTATTTTTCTTTGGTGGCAGGCACTGAAGCCGATTTGATAAAAGTAAACAACCTCTTACACCATCATGGTCGTAGTCAAACTATACAGGGATTTGTAAGTCCGTTGAACGAACCAAAATCACTTGGCCGTGTCGATGAACTGCAACAACTTTTGCAAAACACGCCGGCGAATGAATTGATCCTGTGCCAAAGCAAAGACCTTTCCTTCTCACAGATCATTACTCTATATGAGCAAACGGGCAAACGTGTAAAATTGCGTTTACATGCTCAACATAGTGAAAGCATTATCGGCAGCGATTCAAAGAATGAAGCAGGTGAAGTTTTACATCGGGAGAAACTGCAGTTGAGTGAAGAAGTAAATCTTCGTTTGAAACGACTGATCGATGTGAGTACATCAGCACTCTTTTTACTCAGCTTTCCATTGCATTTTATCATCAACAGACATGCATTGGGTTTATTGCAACAGAGCGTTGCTGTCTTCACTGGTCGAAAAACATGGGTTGGTTTTTCAACTTCACGTAAACATCTGCCTTCAATTCCTGCATCTGTATTAGGACCTGCCGGGCAACCCCATCATTTATCACACCTGAAAGAAGAGGGTCTTTTATTGGCCGACGAATGGTATGCCCGGGAGTATGAAGCCGTTTACGATCTCAAAACCATCTTTGCGAATTATCAAAAATTAGGCAGTAAGTAA
- a CDS encoding inositol monophosphatase family protein: protein MLKQTLIAATKAGAEQLTHFFHGDFIVHNKEGVNNLVTEADHAAEKAIFEVIKKEFPDHYILSEEAGEMAQDSNYKWIIDPIDGTVNFANGIPICCVSIGIEKDGKMIMGAVFNPLMNEFFFAERGEGAYLNDKPIHVSEQSELIKACMVTGFPYTYLDMPNGPLQVFERFIRKGIPVRRLGSAAIDLCWVAAGRFDGFYEHKLNAWDSAAGFLLVEEAGGKVTDFKGDHYSPYQPHIVATNGKIHDDLVEVINDRKKL from the coding sequence ATGCTTAAACAAACCCTAATTGCTGCTACCAAGGCAGGCGCAGAACAACTGACGCATTTTTTTCATGGTGATTTTATTGTTCATAACAAGGAAGGCGTGAACAATCTTGTAACGGAAGCTGATCATGCAGCGGAGAAAGCCATTTTTGAAGTCATAAAGAAAGAATTTCCTGATCATTATATTTTAAGTGAAGAAGCGGGAGAGATGGCACAGGATTCAAATTACAAATGGATCATCGACCCGATCGATGGTACAGTGAATTTTGCAAATGGCATCCCTATATGCTGTGTAAGTATCGGTATTGAGAAAGATGGGAAGATGATAATGGGAGCTGTGTTCAATCCGCTCATGAATGAATTCTTTTTTGCTGAACGTGGTGAAGGTGCATATTTGAATGATAAACCCATTCATGTGAGTGAACAGAGCGAATTGATCAAAGCATGTATGGTTACGGGTTTCCCCTATACTTATCTTGATATGCCGAACGGTCCATTGCAGGTGTTTGAACGTTTTATTCGCAAGGGTATTCCTGTTCGTCGCTTAGGTAGTGCCGCAATTGACCTGTGTTGGGTGGCTGCTGGTCGCTTTGATGGCTTTTATGAACACAAGTTAAATGCATGGGATAGCGCAGCTGGTTTTCTGTTGGTAGAAGAAGCAGGCGGTAAGGTTACCGATTTTAAAGGCGATCATTATTCACCTTATCAACCACATATTGTTGCAACCAACGGAAAAATTCATGATGATCTGGTGGAAGTGATTAATGACAGGAAGAAACTATAA
- a CDS encoding four helix bundle protein, whose translation MDAEEMKRRTKMFAINVARLTQKIPDSPINRAYKNQIIRSSSSVGANYRAARRAKSKPDFINKLKIVEEELDESLFFLELLQEFNKDFEKEITQHFHEGETLLKIIVSSIVSSR comes from the coding sequence ATGGATGCCGAAGAAATGAAAAGGCGAACAAAAATGTTTGCCATTAACGTTGCAAGACTAACACAAAAAATACCTGATAGCCCAATTAACAGGGCGTATAAAAACCAGATCATTCGTTCTTCAAGCTCAGTAGGTGCAAATTACCGGGCAGCAAGGAGAGCGAAATCGAAACCCGATTTTATTAATAAACTAAAAATAGTTGAAGAAGAATTGGATGAAAGCTTGTTCTTTTTAGAGTTATTGCAAGAGTTTAACAAAGATTTTGAAAAAGAAATAACACAGCACTTTCACGAAGGAGAAACTTTATTAAAGATTATTGTTAGCTCGATTGTGTCGTCCCGTTGA
- the thiL gene encoding thiamine-phosphate kinase yields MSEERTELSSLGEFGLIDHLTKNIEHQNASTILGVGDDAAVIDHFGKQTVVTTDLLIEGVHFDLMYTPLKHLGYKSVVVNVSDIYAMNATPTQITLSLAVSNRFSLEALEEFYDGVYVACEEYGVDLVGGDTTSTTKGFVISVTAIGEVAPDKFVKRSTAKPNDLICVTGYLGGAYLGLLLLEREKKIFLETKGVQPDLENRDYIVGRLLKPEARKDIIDFLEKEKIVPTAMMDISDGLSSEILHICKQSEVGALIYEDKIPVHPDAKEFAYKLELDPTACALSGGEDYELVFTIAQSDYDKIKDVNGIRIVGHITTAAEGAHIITRGGNKHQLTAQGWNAFGK; encoded by the coding sequence ATGAGCGAAGAACGTACAGAACTATCCTCCCTTGGTGAATTTGGTCTTATCGATCATCTCACAAAAAATATTGAGCATCAGAATGCATCAACAATTCTTGGCGTGGGAGATGATGCAGCAGTGATCGATCATTTCGGAAAACAGACTGTTGTTACAACTGATCTGTTGATCGAGGGTGTGCATTTTGATCTGATGTATACACCACTTAAACACCTTGGTTATAAAAGTGTGGTGGTAAATGTGAGTGATATTTATGCTATGAATGCAACACCAACACAGATCACTTTAAGCTTGGCTGTGAGCAATCGTTTCAGTCTTGAAGCGTTAGAAGAATTTTATGATGGTGTATATGTGGCTTGCGAAGAATATGGTGTTGATCTGGTTGGCGGCGATACCACTTCTACTACCAAAGGTTTTGTAATAAGTGTAACAGCTATTGGAGAGGTGGCGCCTGATAAATTTGTAAAACGGAGCACAGCAAAACCAAACGATCTGATATGTGTAACCGGTTATCTTGGTGGCGCATATCTTGGCTTGTTATTACTTGAAAGGGAGAAGAAAATTTTTCTTGAAACAAAAGGAGTACAACCTGATCTGGAGAACAGGGATTATATCGTTGGCCGATTACTGAAACCAGAAGCGAGAAAAGATATCATCGATTTTTTAGAGAAGGAGAAAATTGTCCCAACGGCAATGATGGATATCAGCGATGGACTCAGCAGTGAAATATTACACATCTGCAAACAAAGCGAAGTGGGTGCATTGATCTACGAAGACAAGATACCTGTACATCCGGATGCAAAGGAGTTTGCGTATAAATTAGAATTGGATCCAACTGCTTGTGCATTGAGTGGAGGTGAAGATTATGAACTGGTCTTTACCATTGCACAAAGTGATTATGATAAGATAAAAGATGTGAACGGCATCAGGATCGTAGGGCATATTACAACAGCTGCAGAAGGTGCTCACATCATAACAAGAGGTGGCAATAAGCATCAGCTGACAGCTCAGGGCTGGAATGCATTTGGTAAATAG
- a CDS encoding S41 family peptidase, with protein MKKNIFFIVAVVMLYALSSCSATGSVAYTPERKYSPEQLKEDVQVMEETFKKNHPSLYWYSSKEEIESSFKLAYEQLNDSLNEIQFRNIVAETIFPIRCGHTSVRFSKKYNQFIAGKRLPTFPFVAKVVDDSTLVVTANLNRRDSLIRTGTTILSINGLTARQVIDSLLPLVSIDGNAKNFSYQNISNNFTTYYNIRFGLQKNYTINYVNTRGEVKRTVLPLFDPARDTTRRRPVSITPQTPPPSQPEISERQQRLQRTRSFSIDSSKKFATLRISSFGPSLHKHFLKKAFRQLEIKNIPHLVIDVRNNGGGLIKKSLYLTRFISKESFVFTDSIYSVRRKIHSDAKVSRRFVYNLGLFFLNKKEKDGMYRFRFFNDRIYEPLSRRYNGQVYLLTGGFSFSATTLFAAVVKGQENVTVVGEETGGGYYGNNGVFIPEMILPNSKLRVRLPLYRIVNNKNYPKDGHGVLPDVEAKASAESIRQNRDPKMEKAIQLIMQRKG; from the coding sequence ATGAAGAAAAACATCTTTTTTATAGTTGCAGTAGTAATGCTGTATGCACTAAGTTCCTGTTCCGCAACAGGAAGTGTTGCTTATACACCTGAACGTAAGTACAGCCCGGAGCAGTTGAAAGAAGATGTGCAGGTGATGGAAGAAACATTCAAAAAAAATCATCCTTCACTTTACTGGTATAGTTCAAAAGAAGAAATTGAATCATCATTCAAACTTGCATATGAACAACTCAATGATTCTTTGAATGAGATACAGTTCAGGAATATAGTTGCAGAAACAATTTTTCCGATACGTTGCGGACACACCAGTGTGCGGTTTTCAAAAAAATACAATCAGTTTATAGCGGGAAAACGATTACCCACGTTCCCGTTTGTTGCAAAAGTAGTTGATGATTCAACATTGGTGGTAACTGCTAATCTCAACCGTCGTGATTCATTGATCAGAACAGGAACAACCATTCTTTCTATCAACGGATTAACGGCAAGACAGGTGATTGATTCGCTTTTGCCGCTTGTATCAATTGATGGTAATGCAAAAAACTTCAGCTACCAGAACATCAGCAACAACTTTACTACGTATTACAACATACGCTTTGGTTTGCAAAAGAATTATACCATCAACTATGTAAATACAAGAGGTGAAGTAAAACGAACCGTACTGCCGTTGTTTGATCCTGCAAGAGATACCACAAGACGGAGGCCGGTTTCCATCACTCCACAAACCCCACCACCCTCACAACCGGAAATTTCAGAAAGACAGCAACGTTTGCAACGTACACGTTCATTCAGTATTGATTCATCAAAGAAGTTTGCCACTTTGCGGATCAGCAGTTTTGGCCCTTCATTGCACAAGCATTTCCTGAAAAAAGCATTCAGGCAGTTAGAAATAAAAAATATTCCGCACCTCGTGATCGATGTGCGGAACAATGGGGGAGGGCTCATTAAAAAATCATTATACCTCACACGTTTCATCAGCAAGGAGTCGTTTGTATTTACTGATTCTATTTATTCTGTCCGGAGAAAAATTCACAGCGATGCAAAAGTGAGCCGAAGGTTTGTTTATAATCTTGGTCTATTCTTTTTAAACAAGAAGGAAAAGGATGGCATGTACAGGTTCAGGTTTTTCAATGATAGGATATACGAACCATTGTCACGACGTTATAATGGGCAGGTGTACCTTCTCACAGGTGGGTTTTCATTTTCTGCCACGACGTTGTTTGCAGCTGTTGTAAAAGGACAAGAGAATGTAACTGTTGTTGGCGAAGAAACAGGTGGTGGTTATTATGGCAATAATGGTGTGTTTATTCCGGAGATGATCTTGCCGAACAGTAAACTTCGTGTGCGGTTGCCGCTTTACCGCATTGTAAACAATAAGAATTACCCCAAAGATGGCCATGGCGTTTTGCCCGATGTAGAAGCAAAAGCCAGTGCTGAAAGCATCAGGCAGAACCGTGATCCGAAAATGGAAAAAGCAATTCAGCTCATCATGCAACGGAAAGGTTAG
- the nagA gene encoding N-acetylglucosamine-6-phosphate deacetylase → MLAFYNGTVFTGDRFINGHAVLVNNGIIEAIVPAADLAADIDRYDLQGNLLVPAFIDLQLYGGNGLLFSEALNEEAIHATDAYCVSGGCTRFLLTMATNSIDVFVKGIDVVKRFLQQNANSGLLGLHLEGPYINPIKRGAHLLEYIKQPTLDEVKLLLDKSEGIVKMMTLAPEQCSDEVIQLLLNNNIVVSAGHSNATYEQATAGFNKGITTATHLFNAMSPLQGRELGMVGAIYDHATAHSSIVCDGFHTSFAAIRISKKMMQERLFLITDAVTETREGAYQHLLKDDRYVLPDGTLSGSALTMIKAVNNCVNKAGIEFDEALRMASLYPARVAGITQSAKIETGYIADFVVLSKTREVRSVFRSGKQLL, encoded by the coding sequence ATGCTGGCATTTTACAACGGAACAGTTTTTACCGGTGATCGTTTTATAAACGGTCATGCAGTGTTGGTGAATAATGGGATAATCGAAGCCATAGTACCTGCCGCCGATCTTGCTGCTGATATTGATCGTTACGATCTGCAGGGAAATTTATTAGTGCCTGCGTTTATCGATCTGCAATTGTATGGCGGCAATGGTTTGTTGTTTTCAGAGGCGTTGAATGAAGAGGCAATACATGCAACAGATGCTTATTGTGTAAGTGGTGGGTGTACACGTTTTCTTTTAACGATGGCTACCAACAGCATCGATGTTTTTGTGAAAGGAATTGATGTTGTAAAAAGATTCCTCCAACAAAATGCAAATAGTGGTTTATTGGGTTTACATCTTGAAGGACCGTATATCAATCCAATAAAACGTGGTGCACATTTACTGGAATACATCAAACAACCCACACTTGATGAAGTAAAGTTATTGCTTGATAAAAGTGAAGGCATTGTAAAGATGATGACGCTTGCACCAGAGCAGTGCAGTGATGAGGTGATTCAACTCCTGCTTAATAATAATATAGTTGTTTCCGCTGGTCACAGTAACGCAACTTATGAACAGGCAACAGCCGGTTTCAACAAAGGCATAACAACTGCAACACATTTATTTAATGCCATGTCGCCATTGCAGGGAAGAGAGTTGGGCATGGTGGGTGCAATTTATGATCATGCAACCGCACACAGCAGTATTGTGTGTGATGGATTTCATACTTCGTTTGCTGCAATTCGTATCAGCAAAAAAATGATGCAGGAACGTTTGTTCCTGATCACCGATGCAGTAACTGAAACACGGGAAGGAGCATACCAGCACTTATTAAAAGATGATCGATATGTATTGCCCGATGGAACATTGTCGGGTTCTGCACTAACCATGATAAAAGCGGTGAACAATTGTGTAAACAAGGCAGGTATTGAATTTGATGAAGCGTTGCGGATGGCTTCGCTTTATCCTGCAAGAGTAGCCGGCATAACGCAATCAGCAAAAATTGAAACAGGTTATATTGCTGATTTTGTTGTGCTATCTAAAACACGTGAAGTGCGATCAGTATTTCGTTCCGGGAAACAGTTACTGTAG